A genomic window from Lotus japonicus ecotype B-129 chromosome 1, LjGifu_v1.2 includes:
- the LOC130728814 gene encoding pentatricopeptide repeat-containing protein At1g12300, mitochondrial-like, whose amino-acid sequence MSSSLWRFSFLSNLTVLRSYHSQPHSFHNVDDVVSFFNRLLQMHHTPPIFEFGKILTSLVKTKHYSTAISLSRQMEITGITPSLVTLNILINCHCYLGQTTSAFSVFANILKRGYHPDTFTFTTLIKGLCLHGNVHRALQFHDVVLAQGFRLNQVSYGTLINGLCKMGETSAALELLRRIQGRGIKPNVVMYNTIIDSQCKDKLVSHACNLYSEIIVKGISPDVFTYNALIYGFCIVGQLKQAIRLLDEMMKKNIDPNVYTFSILVDALCKEGNVREAKSVLAMMMKLVNEVNKAQDVFNAMARRGVTPNVRSYNIMINGLCKIKMVDEALNLLAEMDCKKIIPNTVTYSSLIDGLCKTGRASHAWELLEEMHVKGQPANIFTYNSLLDALCKSHHVDKAIALIKKIKDQGIQPDVLTYTILIDGLCKEGRLKDAQEVFLDLVIKGYHLTVYTYTVMINGLCKEGLFDEALALLSKMENEGCTPNAITFETIIHSLFENGENDKAEKLLREMIDRGLLEKL is encoded by the exons ATGTCGTCGTCGTTGTGGCGGTTCTCGTTTCTTTCTAATCTCACTGTTCTTCGTTCCTATCACTCTCAACCCCATTCCTTTCACAATGTTGATGATGTTGTCTCCTTCTTCAACCGCTTACTCCAAATGCATCATACCCCACCCATTTTCGAATTCGGTAAGATTTTAACTTCCCTCGTGAAGACCAAGCATTACTCCACCGCTATATCACTTTCTCGCCAAATGGAGATCACTGGAATTACGCCCAGCCTTGTTACTCTCAACATCCTCATCAATTGCCACTGCTACCTAGGTCAAACCACTTCCGCATTTTCTGTATTTGCCAACATTCTCAAGCGAGGTTATCACCCAGATACCTTCACCTTCACTACTCTTATCAAAGGTCTCTGTCTTCACGGCAATGTTCACAGAGCTCTGCAATTTCATGATGTCGTGCTGGCCCAGGGGTTTCGGTTGAATCAAGTCAGTTACGGGACCTTGATCAATGGGCTATGTAAAATGGGTGAAACAAGTGCTGCTTTGGAGTTGCTTAGGCGGATTCAAGGGCGAGGGATTAAACCTAATGTCGTAATGTACAACACCATCATCGATAGCCAGTGTAAAGATAAACTTGTAAGTCATGCTTGCAATTTATATTCTGAAATCATTGTCAAGGGAATATCTCCTGATGTTTTCACTTACAATGCTTTAATATATGGCTTTTGCATTGTTGGTCAATTGAAACAAGCAATTCGTTTATTAGAtgaaatgatgaagaaaaaCATCGACCCCAATGTGTATACTTTTAGTATATTGGTCGATGCTTTGTGCAAGGAAGGGAATGTGAGAGAAGCTAAAAGTGTGTTAGCTATGATGATGAAACTAG TTAATGAAGTGAATAAAGCCCAAGATGTATTCAATGCTATGGCTCGGAGGGGAGTGACTCCTAATGTTCGGAGCTACAATATCATGATCAACGGATTATGTAAGATTAAAATGGTGGATGAAGCCTTGAATCTCCTTGCAGAAATGGATTGCAAAAAGATTATTCCTAATACAGTAACCTACAGTTCTCTTATTGATGGTTTATGCAAAACGGGGAGAGCCTCTCATGCTTGGGAGCTTCTTGAAGAGATGCATGTGAAAGGACAACCGGCCAATATATTCACTTACAATTCTTTATTGGACGCTTTATGCAAAAGCCATCACGTTGACAAGGCAATTGCACTTATCAAGAAAATTAAAGATCAGGGTATTCAGCCGGATGTGCTCACATACACAATACTCATAGATGGACTATGTAAAGAAGGAAGACTCAAAGATGCACAAGAGGTTTTTCTGGATCTTGTGATTAAAGGCTATCATCTAACTGTCTATACATATACTGTTATGATCAATGGGCTTTGTAAAGAAGGCTTGTTTGATGAAGCGTTGGCCTTGCTGTCAAAAATGGAAAATGAGGGATGTACTCCTAATGCTATAACTTTTGAAACTATTATTCATTCACTCTTTGAAAATGGTGAGAATGACAAGGCTGAGAAACTTCTTCGTGAAATGATTGATAGAGGTCTACTGGAAAAATTATAG
- the LOC130728816 gene encoding putative pentatricopeptide repeat-containing protein At1g12700, mitochondrial produces MMLGVVGVVSRAHHISTKIAAMSSSSLFRLTRFPILSNPTFLPSFHSVPHSFHNVDDAVSFFNRMLQMHPTPSIIEFSMILTSLVKMKHYSTAISLSHQMELKGIRPDIVTSSILINCYCHLGQLTSAFSVMGNILKRGYQPNTIILNTLMKGLCLKGMVQRAMEFHDDVVAQGFRLDEVSYATLINGLCKTGDTRAALRLLRQIERPNVIMYSTIIDSLCKVKLVSDAYDLYSEMVARRIPPIAVTYNALINGFCIVGRFQQAVGLLNEMVLQCIDAEVRTFNILVEALCKEGNVKEAKNVFAVMVKQGLEPNIVSYSSLRMGTVLLRK; encoded by the coding sequence ATGATGCTCGGTGTTGTTGGTGTGGTGAGCAGAGCACATCACATATCAACGAAAATTGCTGCAATGTCATCATCGTCATTGTTTAGATTAACGAGGTTTCCCATTCTTTCTAACCCCACTTTTCTTCCATCCTTTCACTCTGTACCTCATTCCTTTCACAATGTTGATGATGCTGTCTCCTTCTTCAACCGCATGCTCCAAATGCATCCTACCCCTTCCATCATCGAATTTAGTATGATTTTAACTTCCCTAGTCAAGATGAAGCATTACTCCACCGCCATTTCACTTTCTCACCAAATGGAACTTAAGGGAATTAGGCCTGACATTGTCACTTCCAGCATCTTGATCAATTGTTACTGCCACTTAGGTCAACTTACTTCAGCTTTTTCTGTAATGGGAAACATTCTCAAGAGAGGTTATCAGCCAAACACTATCATCTTGAATACACTTATGAAAGGTCTCTGTCTTAAAGGCATGGTTCAAAGAGCCATGGAATTTCATGATGATGTGGTGGCACAGGGATTTCGGTTGGATGAAGTTAGTTACGCGACGTTGATCAATGGGTTATGCAAAACGGGAGACACAAGAGCGGCGCTGCGGTTACTGAGACAGATTGAACGGCCTAATGTGATAATGTACAGCACAATCATTGATAGTTTGTGTAAAGTTAAACTTGTAAGTGATGCATATGACTTATATTCTGAAATGGTTGCCAGGAGAATTCCACCTATTGCTGTCACTTATAATGCATTGATAAATGGCTTTTGCATTGTTGGTCGATTTCAACAAGCGGTTGGTTTGTTAAACGAAATGGTGTTGCAATGTATTGACGCGGAAGTTCGTACTTTTAATATATTGGTTGAGGCTTTATGTAAGGAAGGAAATGTGAAAGAAGCAAAAAATGTGTTTGCTGTGATGGTGAAACAAGGTCTGGAACCTAATATTGTTAGTTATAGTTCTCTCAGGATGGGTACTGTCTTGTTAAGGAAGTAA
- the LOC130717391 gene encoding pentatricopeptide repeat-containing protein At1g62680, mitochondrial-like produces the protein MRPTPSIIQFNKILTSLVKTKKLYSTAISLSRQMEITGITPNIHCYSQHPHFLYSPTFSREVECKIKMVDGALNLLAEMDSKKIIHNTVTYNSLIDGLCKSGRISNAWELVDEMHVRGQPPNVITYNSLLDALCKSHHVDKGIALTKKIIDQGINPNVYTYTILMNGLCKEGRLKDAQEVFQDLLIKGYHIDVHAYTVVINGLCKEGLFDEALDLLSKMENENCIPNSITFRTIIHSLFGKGENDKAQKLLREMIARGLLEKLN, from the coding sequence ATGCGTCCTACCCCTTCCATCATTCAATTTAACAAGATTTTAACTTCCCTTGTTAAGACCAAGAAGCTTTATTCCACAGCTATCTCGCTTTCTCGCCAAATGGAAATCACTGGAATTACGCCAAACATTCATTGTTACTCTCAGCATCCGCATTTTCTGTACTCGCCAACATTCTCAAGAGAGGTTGAATGTAAGATTAAAATGGTGGATGGAGCGCTGAATCTCCTTGCAGAAATGGATTCCAAAAAGATTATTCATAACACAGTAACTTACAATTCTCTTATTGATGGTTTATGCAAATCAGGGAGAATCTCTAATGCCTGGGAGCTCGTTGATGAGATGCATGTTAGAGGTCAACCACCGAATGTAATCACTTACAATTCTTTATTGGATGCTTTATGCAAAAGCCATCATGTTGATAAGGGAATTGCTTTGACCAAGAAAATCATAGACCAGGGCATTAATCCGAATGTATACACATACACTATACTTATGAATGGTCTATGTAAAGAAGGAAGACTCAAGGATGCGCAAGAGGTTTTTCAGGATCTTTTAATCAAAGGCTATCATATAGATGTCCATGCATATACTGTTGTGATAAATGGACTTTGTAAAGAAGGCTTGTTTGATGAAGCGTTGGACTTACTGTCGAAAATGGAAAATGAGAATTGTATTCCTAATTCTATAACTTTTAGAACAATTATTCATTCACTCTTTGGAAAAGGTGAGAATGACAAGGCTCAAAAACTTCTTCGTGAAATGATTGCTAGAGGTCTACTGGAAAAATTAAACTAG
- the LOC130728813 gene encoding putative pentatricopeptide repeat-containing protein At1g12700, mitochondrial translates to MSSLFRLKRFPFLANPTFLLSFHSHFHYVPSSIHNVDDAVSHFNRLLQMHPTPFIIEFSMILSSLLKMKHYSTAISLSHQMELKGIAPNFITLSILINCYCHLGQITFAFSVLANILKRGYHPNTITLNTLIKGLCLKGKVRRALRFHDDLVAQGFRLDQFSYAILINGLCKMGETSAALELLRRQLVKPDVVMYTTIIDSLCKDKLVSDAYDLYSEMVAKRIPPNAVTYTSLIYGFCIVGQLQQAVGLLNEMILKRMDVEVHTFNILVDALCKEGNVKEAKNVFAVMMKEGVKPNIVSYSSLMDGYCLVKEVNKAKDIFNLMVQRGVSPDVQSYTIVINGLCKIKMVDEAWKLLDEMHSEKIIADTICYNSLIDGLCKLGRISDAWKLVNEMHHRGTPPDVITYNPLLDVLCKSHNVDKAIALIKEIQDQGIKPDVFTYTILIDGLCKVGRLKDAQEIFQDILIKGYNVTVQAYTVMINGYCKEGLCDEALALISKMESSGRMPDAVTYEIIIRALFEKGENDKGEKLLREMVARGLLYN, encoded by the coding sequence ATGTCTTCCTTGTTCAGATTAAAGAGATTTCCCTTTCTTGCTAACCccacttttcttctttcatttcaCTCCCATTTTCATTATGTACCCTCTTCCATTCACAATGTTGATGATGCTGTCTCACACTTCAACCGCTTGCTCCAAATGCATCCTACCCCTTTCATCATCGAATTTAGTATGATTTTATCTTCCCTACTGAAGATGAAGCATTACTCCACCGCTATATCCCTTTCTCACCAAATGGAACTTAAGGGAATTGCGCCAAACTTTATTACTCTCAGCATATTGATCAACTGTTACTGCCATCTAGGTCAAATCACTTTCGCATTTTCTGTATTGGCCAACATTCTCAAGAGGGGTTATCACCCAAATACAATCACCTTAAATACACTTATCAAAGGTCTCTGTCTTAAAGGCAAGGTTCGAAGAGCGCTTCGATTTCATGACGATTTGGTGGCACAGGGATTTCGGTTGGATCAATTTAGTTACGCGATCTTGATCAATGGGTTATGCAAAATGGGAGAAACAAGTGCTGCATTGGAATTGCTTAGAAGGCAATTGGTTAAGCCTGATGTGGTAATGTACACTACAATCATTGATAGCTTGTGTAAAGATAAACTTGTAAGTGATGCATATGACTTATATTCTGAAATGGTTGCCAAGAGAATTCCACCTAATGCTGTGACTTATACTTCATTGATATATGGCTTTTGCATTGTTGGTCAATTGCAACAAGCGGTTGGTTTGTTAAACGAAATGATTTTGAAACGCATGGACGTGGAAGTTCATACTTTTAATATATTGGTTGATGCTTTATGTAAGGAAGGAAATGTGAAAGAAGCAAAAAATGTGTTTGCTGTGATGATGAAAGAAGGCGTGAAACCTAATATTGTTAGTTATAGTTCTTTGATGGATGGGTATTGTCTAGTTAAGGAAGTAAACAAGGCCAAAGATATATTCAACTTAATGGTCCAAAGGGGAGTGAGTCCTGATGTTCAGAGCTACACTATCGTAATTAATGGTTTGTGTAAGATTAAAATGGTGGATGAAGCCTGGAAACTTTTAGATGAAATGCATTCCGAAAAGATAATTGCTGATACAATATGCTACAATTCTCTTATTGATGGTTTGTGCAAATTAGGGAGAATCTCTGATGCTTGGAAGCTTGTTAATGAGATGCATCATAGAGGTACACCACCTGATGTTATCACTTACAACCCTTTACTTGATGTTTTATGCAAAAGCCATAATGTTGACAAGGCAATTGCATTAATCAAGGAAATTCAAGATCAGGGTATTAAGCCAGATGTCTTTACATACACTATACTAATTGATGGACTATGCAAAGTAGGAAGACTTAAGGATGCTCAGGAGATTTTTCAGGATATTTTAATAAAAGGCTACAATGTAACTGTCCAGGCATACACAGTTATGATCAATGGGTATTGCAAAGAGGGCTTGTGTGATGAAGCATTGGCATTGATTTCAAAAATGGAAAGCAGCGGTCGTATGCCTGATGCTGTAACTTATGAAATAATTATTCGAGCTCTTTTTGAAAAAGGTGAGAATGATAAGGGAGAGAAGCTTCTTCGTGAAATGGTTGCTAGAGGTTTACTTTACAACTAG
- the LOC130732384 gene encoding F-box protein At2g39490-like, with amino-acid sequence MEDNTAKDLFSNLPNEIMRHIVSFLPNESALETIFLSTRWRNLWNEALVRHGTKENITQVVAGFLQRFEELDPMKHPRKLQFHFGEGRIVMATIANNSKLFLDFSTWKKELIEIQYELQFKLSKMQSFTSNISVKTLYLKSISYLTSGVASTIISNLEHLENLVIIECSGLQSLSIDSASELQKLTIWDCLQLKSLHLRTSKLKSFQISGPLPLIRPEYHFNLSDAMLDFRLGPSCRNFKTRDFDATLLTIKNSQVLTLCKWTFEELIWPSVSPIAGSFKFYKLRELWWIDSYKDEYNMDALFCFLKLCPALEQLFVTIDPESYWTESTNSCLMQTTKCVELKHLKLVKLMGFTCSKDEISLAKCLSHLIKGKPPKINTSDGNCWDAEFVQ; translated from the exons ATGGAAGATAACACTGCAAAGGATCTATTCAGCAATTTACCAAATGAAATTATGAGGCACattgtttcttttcttccaaATGAATCTGCACTTGAAACCATCTTTCTCTCTACAAGGTGGAGGAACCTGTGGAATGAAGCTCTTGTTAGACATGGAACTAAAGAAAACATCACTCAGGTGGTTGCTGGATTTCTACAGCGTTTTGAGGAGCTTGATCCAATGAAGCATCCAAGAAAGCTTCAATTTCACTTTGGTGAAGGTAGAATAGTCATGGCAACAATTGCAAACAACAGTAAGCTTTTTTTGGATTTCTCCACTTGGAAGAAAGAgcttattgaaattcaatatGAATTGCAGTTCAAGCTCAGTAAAATGCAATCTTTTACCTCCAACATCTCAGTGAAAACTCTCTATTTGAAGTCAATAAGCTATTTGACAAGTGGGGTAGCTTCCACCATCATTTCAAATTTAGAGCATCTTGAGAATTTGGTCATTATTGAGTGTAGTGGGTTGCAATCTTTGAGCATTGACTCTGCATCGGAGCTGCAAAAGTTAACCATCTGGGATTGCTTACAATTGAAGTCTCTTCACCTTAGAACTTCCAAACTCAAATCTTTTCAAATAAGTGGACCGCTTCCTTTGATTAGGCCTGAGTATCATTTCAACCTGAGTGATGCCATGCTTGATTTTAGACTGGGACCAAGCTGCAGAAATTTCAAGACTAGGGATTTTGATGCAACTCTATTGACAATAAAGAACTCTCAAGTTCTCACACTTTGTAAATGGACTTTTGAG GAATTAATATGGCCATCAGTTTCTCCTATAGCTGGAAGTTTCAAATTCTATAAATTAAGAGAATTATGGTGGATTGACAGTTATAAGGATGAATATAACATGGATGCCTTATTCTGCTTCTTGAAATTATGCCCTGCCTTGGAGCAACTTTTTGTGACG ATTGATCCTGAAAGTTATTGGACTGAAAGCACTAATTCATGCTTGATGCAAACAACCAAATGTGTAGAATTGAAGCATCTAAAACTGGTAAAGTTAATGGGATTTACATGTAGTAAAGATGAAATCTCATTGGCAAAATGTTTAAGTCATCTAATCAAGGGAAAGCCTCCAAAGATAAACACATCTGATGGGAATTGCTGGGATGCAGAGTTTGTGCAGTGA
- the LOC130717371 gene encoding F-box protein At2g39490-like has product MEDNTAKDLFSNLPNEIMRHIVSFLPNESALETIFLSTRWRNLWNEALVRHGTKENITQVVAGFLQRFEELDPLKHPRKLQFHFGGGRIVMATIANNSKLFLDFSTWKKELIEIQYELQFKLSKMQSFTSNISVKTLYLKSRSYLTSGVASTIISNLEHLENFVIIECSGLQSLSIDSASELQKLTIWDCLQLKSLHLRTSKLKSFQISGPLPLIRPEYHFNLSDAMLDFRLGPSCRNFKTRDFDATLLTIKNSQVLTLCKWTFEELIWPSVSPIAGSFKFYKLRELWWIDSYKDEYNMDALFCFLKLCPALEQLFVTIDPESYWTESTNSCLMQTTKCVELKHLKLVKLMG; this is encoded by the exons ATGGAAGATAACACTGCAAAGGATCTATTCAGCAATTTACCAAATGAAATTATGAGGCACattgtttcttttcttccaaATGAATCTGCACTTGAAACCATCTTTCTCTCTACAAGGTGGAGGAACCTGTGGAATGAAGCTCTTGTTAGACATGGAACTAAAGAAAACATCACTCAGGTGGTTGCTGGATTTCTACAGCGTTTTGAGGAGCTTGATCCATTGAAGCATCCAAGAAAGCTTCAATTTCACTTTGGTGGAGGTAGAATAGTCATGGCAACAATTGCAAACAACAGTAAGCTTTTTTTGGATTTCTCCACTTGGAAGAAAGAgcttattgaaattcaatatGAATTGCAGTTCAAGCTCAGTAAAATGCAATCTTTTACCTCCAACATCTCAGTGAAAACTCTCTATTTGAAGTCAAGAAGCTATTTGACAAGTGGGGTAGCTTCCACCATCATTTCAAATTTAGAGCATCTTGAGAATTTTGTCATTATTGAGTGTAGTGGGTTGCAATCTTTGAGCATTGACTCTGCATCGGAGCTGCAAAAGTTAACCATCTGGGATTGCTTACAATTGAAGTCTCTTCACCTTAGAACTTCCAAACTCAAATCTTTTCAAATAAGTGGACCGCTTCCTTTGATTAGGCCTGAGTATCATTTCAACCTGAGTGATGCCATGCTTGATTTTAGACTGGGACCAAGCTGCAGAAATTTCAAGACTAGGGATTTTGATGCAACTCTATTGACAATAAAGAACTCTCAAGTTCTCACACTTTGTAAATGGACTTTTGAG GAATTAATATGGCCATCAGTTTCTCCTATAGCTGGAAGTTTCAAATTCTATAAATTAAGAGAATTATGGTGGATTGACAGTTATAAGGATGAATATAACATGGATGCCTTATTCTGCTTCTTGAAACTATGCCCTGCCTTGGAGCAACTTTTTGTGACG ATTGATCCTGAAAGTTATTGGACTGAAAGCACTAATTCATGTTTGATGCAAACAACCAAATGTGTAGAATTGAAGCATCTAAAACTGGTAAAGTTAATGGGATAA
- the LOC130717377 gene encoding pentatricopeptide repeat-containing protein At5g39710-like produces MVDEAWSLLNEMHSKKIIADTICYNSLIDGLCKLGRSFDAWKLVNEMNHREQGIQPNMYTYTVLMDGLCKVGRLKDAQEIFQDILIKGYNLNVRTYSVMINGYCKEGLFDEALILMSKMESSGCIPDAVTYGIIIRALFKKGENEKAEKLLREMVARSLH; encoded by the exons ATGGTGGATGAAGCTTGGAGTCTTTTAAATGAAATGCATTCCAAAAAGATAATTGCTGATACAATATGCTACAATTCTCTTATTGATGGTTTGTGCAAATTAGGAAGATCCTTTGATGCCTGGAAGCTTGTTAATGAGATGAATCATAGAG AACAGGGTATTCAGCCTAATATGTACACATACACTGTACTTATGGATGGACTATGCAAAGTAGGCAGACTTAAGGATGCTCAGGAGATTTTTCAGGATATTTTGATTAAAGGCTACAATTTAAATGTCCGGACATATTCAGTTATGATTAATGGGTATTGTAAAGAGGGTTTGTTTGATGAAGCATTGATATTGATGTCAAAAATGGAAAGCAGCGGTTGTATTCCTGATGCTGTAACTTATGGAATAATTATTCGTGCTTTGTTTAAAAAAGGTGAGAATGAGAAGGCAGAGAAGCTTCTTCGTGAAATGGTTGCTAGAAGTCTACATTAA